The segment CCGTGCGCGGGATCTCGTTCGACCTGCGCCGTGGCAAGACGCTGGCGATCGTCGGTGAGAGCGGCAGCGGGAAGAGCGTGACGAGCTACAGCATCCTGCGGCTCATCCAGCGGCCTGGCCGCATTACCGGCGGCAGCATCACGTTTTATCCCGCCACCGGCCCGTCGGTCGATCTCGCAGGGCTGCGCGATGACGAT is part of the Tepidisphaeraceae bacterium genome and harbors:
- a CDS encoding ATP-binding cassette domain-containing protein codes for the protein MSTAAAHDNVLEVRNLQVEFRSITGVTQAVRGISFDLRRGKTLAIVGESGSGKSVTSYSILRLIQRPGRITGGSITFYPATGPSVDLAGLRDDD